The Chryseolinea soli genome contains a region encoding:
- a CDS encoding DUF4199 domain-containing protein yields the protein MTMKFKVSDYPDRLTQIYGALIALGLIAYFWLAKILGFINIPEFRLFNVVIQTAGIYLACKQFRQLHAGSINYFRAMAIGFITSTIGTTLFAMFLFILFQIDKPLFESIIRDEPLRTYLTVYMATFAVWTEGMVSGTVATFLLTNIMDSDQP from the coding sequence ATGACAATGAAATTTAAAGTATCAGATTATCCCGATCGACTGACACAGATCTACGGTGCCCTCATCGCCTTGGGTCTTATCGCCTACTTTTGGCTGGCCAAGATCCTCGGATTCATCAATATCCCGGAATTCAGATTATTTAACGTGGTCATCCAAACGGCAGGGATCTACCTGGCTTGCAAACAATTCAGACAGCTGCATGCCGGTTCCATAAACTATTTCCGCGCGATGGCCATTGGTTTCATCACGTCAACCATAGGAACGACTCTATTCGCCATGTTCCTGTTTATCCTTTTTCAAATCGATAAACCACTCTTCGAGTCTATTATCAGAGACGAACCCTTACGTACCTACCTGACGGTGTACATGGCCACCTTTGCGGTCTGGACGGAGGGAATGGTCTCTGGGACGGTGGCGACGTTCTTATTGACGAACATTATGGATTCGGATCAGCCGTGA
- a CDS encoding VOC family protein — protein sequence MSANIRYIVTNVDDAIAFYSRTLGFNVDMHPAPGFAALSKGDLKLYLNQPGAGGAGQTMPDGAVPSPGGWNRIQLEVDNLEGLVAKLKQENARFRNDIVQGQGGRQILLQDPSGNLIELFEPAR from the coding sequence ATGAGCGCAAATATTCGATACATCGTGACCAATGTGGATGATGCCATCGCCTTCTACAGTCGAACCCTGGGGTTTAACGTAGACATGCACCCGGCGCCCGGGTTTGCTGCCCTTTCAAAGGGTGACCTGAAATTATATCTCAATCAGCCGGGGGCCGGTGGTGCCGGCCAGACCATGCCCGACGGCGCCGTGCCGTCGCCGGGTGGTTGGAACCGGATTCAACTTGAAGTGGATAATCTGGAAGGCCTCGTTGCAAAACTCAAGCAGGAGAATGCCAGGTTTCGAAACGACATTGTGCAAGGACAAGGCGGCAGGCAAATTTTACTTCAAGATCCATCGGGAAATCTCATAGAACTATTTGAACCGGCCCGGTGA
- a CDS encoding PQQ-dependent sugar dehydrogenase gives MLSARRNSCVVLGLAWLFSVQAFAQVFPTGFSRVQVASGISNPTVMAFAPDGRIFVAQQNGALRVIKNGALLTTPFIQLNVNSSGERGLIGIVLDPNFATNQFIYLYYTLPDGSRNRISRFTGNGDVAVPGSEVVLLNLDPLSSATNHNGGAMHFKNGLLYVAVGENANGANAQNLDTYLGKILRINPDGSVPAGNPFTTGTEQRRRVWAYGLRNPYTFSIQPGTGRIFINDVGQNTWEEINDATTGGLNFGWPTAEGTSTNTAFTNPVFQYPHGSGDGAGCAITGGVFFNPATTNYPAAYRGRYFFQDLCNRWINMLDLTSTTTRLPFATGLGGDALSIDVGNDGNLYYLERSTGALFKIIYTTNTAPAIVTQPTSRTVTAGQPVTFSVTATGTTPLSYQWQKNNVSIAGATGSSYTIASTQSSDAGAYRVIVSNAAGSVTSAAATLVVNAFNAPPVAQILTPAAGTLYRGGDTINFSGDATDQEDGTLPASAFTWLVDFHHDTHRHDGPPVADGVKSGSFVIPTSGEVSDNVWYRLILIVTDAAGLRDTVYRDILPQKSTISLATQPAGLQVTLDGQPMATPLSDLSVEGIQRTIGVVSPQTAGGQTYEFDHWLHGGAATQTISTPVNDVTYTAVYRLSTLRNPDNPASTVNGLNYAYYEGTFTALPNFTALTPVASGNVANVDLTPRRREDDYAFRFTGYINVPADGTYTFYTSSDDGSRLQIGTTTVVNNDGLHSTQEASGAIGLRTGKHAITIMFFEHLGGAALTTSYSGPGIAKQLIPASAFYRAATVSGTQTLEAENATLVGPTVMNDHAGFVGTGFADYQNASGDYIQWSASVPAAGSYTLTFRYALVSGARPLSVSVNGAIINASLGFPQTGSWTTWSTVSTTANLNAGTNTIRTTAIGSSGPNVDNLTIQGVSGAVAMTLASTTTDDAESSLSLYPNPATRQVFVEVNGNSAVAKLSLMNTTGKVVKSQIFSGLQEGINTLTLDVDDVTNGMYWLRLERERGSQLRSIVILK, from the coding sequence ATGCTATCAGCACGACGCAACAGTTGTGTGGTGCTAGGTCTTGCCTGGCTTTTCAGCGTCCAGGCTTTTGCACAAGTATTTCCCACCGGCTTTAGCCGGGTTCAGGTCGCCAGCGGCATCAGTAATCCCACCGTCATGGCATTTGCTCCGGATGGAAGAATTTTTGTGGCACAGCAAAACGGAGCTTTGCGGGTGATTAAAAATGGAGCGTTGCTGACCACGCCGTTCATCCAGCTCAACGTAAACTCCAGCGGTGAACGCGGCCTTATCGGCATCGTCCTGGACCCCAACTTTGCGACCAATCAATTTATTTACCTCTACTACACATTGCCCGATGGCTCGCGAAATCGCATCAGCCGCTTCACGGGCAATGGCGATGTGGCCGTGCCGGGCAGCGAGGTGGTGCTGTTGAATCTTGATCCACTGAGCAGTGCGACCAACCACAATGGCGGGGCGATGCATTTCAAGAACGGACTGCTGTATGTTGCCGTTGGCGAGAATGCCAATGGTGCCAATGCTCAAAACCTCGATACCTACCTCGGCAAGATCCTAAGGATCAATCCCGATGGCTCGGTTCCCGCCGGGAATCCTTTTACCACAGGGACTGAGCAGCGTCGTCGTGTTTGGGCCTATGGCTTGCGGAACCCGTACACCTTTAGCATTCAACCCGGGACCGGACGGATCTTTATTAACGACGTCGGCCAAAATACATGGGAGGAGATCAATGACGCTACCACGGGAGGACTGAACTTTGGCTGGCCCACGGCCGAAGGCACCAGCACCAACACAGCGTTTACCAATCCGGTGTTCCAGTATCCGCATGGCTCCGGCGATGGTGCCGGCTGCGCGATCACCGGCGGTGTATTTTTTAACCCGGCAACAACGAATTACCCGGCGGCATACAGGGGAAGATATTTCTTTCAGGATCTCTGTAACCGGTGGATCAACATGCTGGATCTGACCAGCACAACCACCCGTCTTCCATTTGCTACAGGATTGGGTGGCGATGCCCTGAGCATCGACGTGGGGAATGATGGAAATTTATATTATCTCGAACGCAGCACCGGCGCCTTGTTCAAGATCATCTACACGACCAATACGGCGCCCGCCATCGTGACCCAGCCGACAAGCCGGACGGTGACGGCAGGTCAACCGGTAACCTTCTCCGTCACGGCCACGGGAACCACGCCGCTCTCGTATCAATGGCAAAAGAACAACGTATCGATCGCCGGCGCTACGGGCTCATCCTACACCATTGCCAGCACACAATCTTCGGATGCCGGTGCGTATCGTGTCATCGTGTCGAATGCGGCGGGAAGCGTTACCAGCGCGGCAGCGACGTTGGTGGTCAATGCGTTCAATGCGCCGCCGGTTGCACAGATCCTGACACCCGCCGCGGGCACACTGTATCGCGGGGGCGACACCATCAATTTTTCAGGCGATGCCACGGACCAGGAAGACGGCACCTTGCCGGCCAGCGCCTTCACGTGGCTGGTAGACTTCCATCACGACACACATCGTCATGACGGCCCGCCGGTTGCCGACGGCGTGAAGTCGGGATCCTTTGTTATTCCCACCAGCGGTGAAGTGTCGGACAATGTTTGGTACCGGCTCATCCTCATCGTGACAGACGCCGCCGGATTACGCGACACCGTGTACCGCGACATCCTTCCCCAGAAGTCGACGATCAGTCTGGCAACACAACCGGCAGGTCTCCAGGTGACCTTGGATGGACAGCCAATGGCCACACCGTTGTCTGACCTGAGCGTGGAAGGTATTCAGCGCACGATCGGTGTGGTTTCTCCCCAGACCGCCGGTGGACAGACGTATGAGTTCGATCACTGGCTGCACGGCGGAGCGGCAACCCAAACGATCTCCACGCCGGTGAACGATGTTACCTACACCGCCGTGTATCGCCTGTCAACCCTCCGGAATCCGGACAACCCGGCGAGTACCGTGAACGGGTTGAACTATGCTTACTATGAGGGCACATTTACGGCGTTGCCCAATTTTACGGCACTCACACCTGTCGCGTCGGGAAATGTTGCCAACGTTGACCTGACGCCGCGCCGCCGCGAGGATGACTATGCGTTCCGGTTTACCGGCTATATCAATGTGCCGGCCGACGGCACCTACACATTCTACACGAGTTCCGACGATGGCAGCCGGTTGCAAATCGGCACGACTACCGTGGTGAACAACGATGGCCTGCATTCGACCCAGGAAGCCAGCGGGGCGATTGGTCTCCGGACCGGCAAACACGCCATCACGATCATGTTCTTTGAACACCTGGGAGGCGCCGCGCTGACGACGAGCTATTCGGGACCGGGCATCGCGAAACAACTCATTCCGGCGAGTGCATTCTATCGCGCAGCAACTGTGAGTGGCACACAAACCCTGGAAGCCGAGAATGCCACGTTGGTGGGGCCAACGGTGATGAACGATCACGCCGGCTTTGTGGGTACCGGTTTTGCCGATTATCAGAATGCGTCTGGCGATTACATTCAATGGTCGGCCTCAGTGCCTGCTGCAGGCAGCTATACGCTCACCTTCCGCTATGCGCTGGTCAGCGGCGCACGCCCGCTGTCGGTGAGTGTGAACGGCGCGATCATAAACGCGTCGCTTGGTTTCCCACAAACCGGAAGCTGGACGACGTGGTCGACGGTTTCAACGACGGCAAATCTGAATGCGGGCACGAACACGATCCGCACGACGGCAATCGGCAGCAGCGGTCCGAATGTTGATAACCTCACCATACAAGGTGTCTCCGGTGCTGTCGCCATGACCTTAGCGTCTACGACAACGGATGACGCAGAGAGCAGTCTCTCCCTGTATCCCAACCCGGCGACACGACAGGTCTTTGTCGAAGTGAACGGAAATAGCGCAGTGGCAAAATTAAGCCTGATGAACACAACCGGCAAGGTGGTGAAGTCACAGATTTTTTCGGGACTTCAGGAAGGCATCAACACGCTGACACTGGATGTGGACGACGTGACCAATGGAATGTATTGGCTCCGGTTGGAGCGTGAACGAGGGAGCCAGTTGAGATCGATTGTGATCCTTAAATAA
- a CDS encoding YybH family protein has translation MATVKIKEDEAAIRALEGKFAAAFNAGDIDAMMKNYIADKSLVVFDVVPPRQHLGADAYRKAWVGFFSHFKGTPKIAITDLNITAEGDIGFSHSIQHVTGTDTQGHSIDRTVRVTDGYRKIGGRWLIVLEHVSVPVDVATGRADLTSKP, from the coding sequence ATGGCAACGGTAAAAATAAAGGAAGACGAGGCAGCCATCCGGGCACTCGAAGGCAAGTTTGCAGCAGCCTTCAACGCCGGCGATATCGACGCCATGATGAAAAACTATATAGCCGACAAAAGCCTCGTCGTTTTCGATGTCGTGCCTCCGAGACAACATCTTGGCGCCGACGCCTACCGCAAAGCCTGGGTTGGCTTTTTCTCGCACTTTAAAGGCACACCAAAAATCGCCATCACCGATCTGAACATCACCGCCGAAGGCGACATCGGATTCAGTCACAGCATCCAACACGTCACGGGCACCGACACACAAGGTCATTCGATCGATCGGACCGTGCGCGTTACCGATGGCTATCGAAAGATCGGTGGCCGCTGGCTGATCGTGCTTGAACATGTCTCTGTCCCGGTGGATGTGGCGACCGGCAGGGCAGACCTTACTTCAAAGCCATAG
- a CDS encoding helix-turn-helix domain-containing protein: protein MTPQLFTPPEILKPVIKYFWALDNPIDSPPTTLSAFPDGCPGIIMVQSNGGAICDNLNKKLPGIYLHGQTIAPSKISCQGKFSAVGVSFQPHALRSIFGIDANAFTHTGFDFNVVQNRNHINLSEQIAHEQSIEGKISLLSNYLLYQHQNNARQTEEIIKYAVAQVIQSKGNLSLKELQKKLQMSERSLERKFNQAIGISPKLFSRICRFQESLNQLQTSSYDKLSDIAYENQYADQSHLIRAFKEFTGLSPLEFKRQSRDVIENVQPAKQ, encoded by the coding sequence ATGACCCCTCAACTATTCACTCCGCCGGAAATATTAAAGCCCGTCATAAAATACTTTTGGGCATTAGACAATCCGATCGACAGTCCGCCAACGACGTTGAGTGCATTCCCCGATGGCTGCCCGGGGATCATTATGGTCCAATCGAATGGAGGAGCGATCTGTGACAACCTCAATAAAAAATTGCCCGGGATCTATTTACATGGTCAAACCATTGCGCCCTCCAAGATCTCCTGCCAGGGTAAATTCTCGGCGGTGGGCGTTAGTTTTCAGCCGCATGCCTTACGGTCCATTTTTGGCATCGATGCCAATGCATTTACGCACACGGGCTTCGACTTCAATGTTGTTCAGAACCGAAATCACATCAACCTCTCCGAGCAAATTGCCCACGAGCAAAGCATCGAGGGAAAAATCAGCCTGCTGTCAAACTATTTGTTGTATCAGCATCAAAACAACGCCCGGCAGACGGAGGAGATCATCAAATATGCCGTCGCGCAAGTCATCCAATCCAAAGGGAATCTATCGTTAAAGGAATTGCAGAAAAAATTGCAAATGTCGGAGCGAAGCCTGGAGCGGAAGTTCAATCAAGCCATTGGAATTTCTCCAAAACTGTTCTCCCGGATCTGTCGCTTTCAGGAATCCTTAAATCAATTGCAAACGAGCAGCTATGATAAGCTCTCCGACATTGCCTACGAGAATCAATACGCAGATCAATCGCACCTGATCCGGGCCTTCAAAGAATTCACGGGGCTTTCCCCGCTGGAATTTAAAAGGCAATCCCGCGACGTGATTGAGAATGTGCAGCCGGCAAAGCAATAA
- a CDS encoding NAD(P)H-binding protein — translation MSNTKSNTEKKILVLGSTGKTGRRVMQRLVKLDQSVLGVTHSSTPKFDWNDSASWEKVLDNIKSVYISFYPDLAIPGAVKAMEAFSKVAVKKGVQQLVLLSGRGEEEAQQCEKIVMKAGVDWTIVRASWFFQNFSEGSFLEPVLSGHIALPAGDVGEPFVDADDIADVAVAALTQEGHNGKVYEVTGPRLLTFKQAVEEIANATGKPIQFEKVPMKDYESVLKEYGLPKDMIWLITYLFTEVLDGRNENLTDGVYQALGRKPTDFSEFAKKTAAAGVWNK, via the coding sequence ATGAGCAACACAAAATCAAACACCGAAAAGAAAATCCTGGTATTGGGTTCCACCGGAAAAACGGGACGCCGGGTCATGCAACGGCTTGTTAAACTTGACCAGTCCGTACTGGGTGTCACGCACTCCTCCACTCCGAAATTTGACTGGAACGACAGCGCCTCCTGGGAAAAGGTGCTCGACAACATCAAATCCGTTTACATTTCTTTTTATCCCGATCTGGCTATACCCGGCGCCGTGAAAGCGATGGAGGCCTTCAGCAAAGTGGCGGTGAAGAAAGGCGTTCAGCAACTTGTATTGCTATCGGGACGCGGAGAAGAAGAAGCCCAGCAATGCGAAAAAATAGTCATGAAGGCCGGGGTCGATTGGACCATCGTGCGCGCCAGTTGGTTCTTTCAAAATTTTAGTGAGGGCAGTTTTTTGGAGCCTGTTTTGTCGGGGCACATCGCGCTTCCCGCCGGCGATGTTGGTGAACCGTTCGTTGATGCCGACGACATTGCCGATGTGGCCGTTGCCGCCCTCACCCAGGAAGGACACAACGGAAAAGTGTATGAAGTGACCGGCCCACGTCTTTTGACTTTCAAACAAGCTGTGGAGGAAATTGCAAACGCCACAGGCAAGCCCATTCAATTTGAAAAAGTACCCATGAAGGATTACGAGTCGGTGCTGAAAGAATATGGACTACCCAAGGACATGATCTGGCTGATCACCTACTTGTTTACCGAAGTGCTGGACGGCAGAAATGAAAACCTCACGGATGGCGTATACCAAGCCTTGGGCAGAAAGCCAACCGACTTTAGCGAATTTGCAAAGAAGACTGCCGCCGCCGGGGTATGGAACAAATAA
- a CDS encoding dihydrofolate reductase family protein gives MRKIILNLAITLDGYIEGPNGELDWLVRDEKVDFGDILQDILSDKDIIFYGRISYDKWGNYQPDEKATQKIRDAYKLLQRKQKYVFSKTKKDDPTSAIFINANIKERVAEIKAQPGKNIWLYGGANLITTFLNLNLIDEYRLAVHPVILGKGKPLFTNIETQHNLTLIEAKGYPSGVTLMNYKATPH, from the coding sequence ATGCGAAAAATAATCTTAAACCTGGCCATAACCCTCGACGGCTATATTGAAGGCCCCAACGGAGAACTGGATTGGCTTGTCAGAGATGAGAAAGTAGATTTTGGCGATATCCTCCAGGACATCCTGAGCGACAAAGACATCATCTTTTATGGCCGGATAAGCTATGACAAGTGGGGGAACTATCAACCCGACGAAAAGGCAACTCAAAAAATAAGAGATGCATACAAATTGTTACAGCGCAAACAAAAGTATGTTTTCTCCAAAACAAAAAAAGATGACCCCACCAGCGCAATTTTCATCAACGCAAACATCAAAGAGCGGGTAGCGGAAATAAAAGCACAACCCGGAAAAAACATTTGGCTTTACGGCGGCGCCAACCTCATCACCACATTCCTCAACCTAAACCTCATCGACGAATACCGCCTAGCCGTCCACCCCGTCATCCTCGGAAAAGGCAAACCCCTTTTCACGAACATCGAAACCCAACACAACCTGACCCTGATCGAAGCAAAAGGCTACCCATCAGGCGTAACCCTAATGAACTACAAAGCAACCCCCCACTGA
- a CDS encoding cupin domain-containing protein: MKRTNFLQICLAAGAVVMAPLNVMAKSIKKFLLDKGFMVNAGKDRNDKSLSLLEGDTFDCKVSTKDTNGDIYVFESKRIKEGGPAHHYHFTQDEWWYVLQGEFLIKVGETVYQAKAGDSVFGPRMIPHSFAKIGEGEAKLLMFFQPAGKMEEFFNKMSQGVARNMTPEEQDKFREEHGFKRVGPPIKQLKW, encoded by the coding sequence ATGAAAAGGACCAACTTCTTACAAATCTGCCTGGCAGCCGGCGCGGTCGTGATGGCGCCGTTAAATGTCATGGCGAAATCGATCAAAAAATTTTTGCTGGACAAAGGATTCATGGTCAATGCCGGAAAGGACCGGAATGACAAAAGCCTTTCCTTGTTGGAGGGCGACACCTTCGATTGTAAAGTCTCCACAAAAGACACCAACGGCGACATCTATGTTTTCGAATCCAAACGGATAAAGGAAGGCGGTCCTGCGCATCATTATCATTTTACCCAGGACGAATGGTGGTATGTTCTGCAGGGAGAGTTTTTGATCAAAGTGGGGGAAACCGTCTACCAGGCCAAAGCAGGCGACAGCGTTTTCGGGCCGCGAATGATCCCGCACAGCTTTGCAAAGATCGGGGAAGGAGAAGCCAAACTCCTGATGTTCTTTCAGCCGGCAGGGAAGATGGAAGAATTTTTTAACAAGATGAGTCAAGGCGTGGCGCGCAACATGACGCCGGAGGAACAAGATAAATTCAGGGAAGAACATGGCTTCAAACGCGTGGGGCCGCCCATAAAGCAGCTTAAGTGGTAG
- a CDS encoding VOC family protein has translation MNIAIKIPKSKYSQTVAFYRDILKLEVVEKAIDNPTVSKTHRVKFGNNVVWLDCVDNYTHSETWLELNTPDVDKATNYLKSNGVDTCDELEQLPENMHWITDPAGTVLIVKKRDE, from the coding sequence TTGAATATTGCCATCAAAATACCGAAAAGCAAATACAGTCAAACCGTTGCTTTTTATCGGGACATTTTAAAACTGGAAGTTGTAGAAAAAGCAATCGACAACCCCACCGTCTCAAAAACGCATCGGGTAAAATTTGGAAATAATGTAGTCTGGTTGGATTGCGTCGACAACTATACGCACTCAGAAACCTGGCTTGAATTGAATACTCCGGACGTTGACAAGGCAACAAACTACTTAAAATCAAACGGCGTCGACACCTGTGACGAACTCGAGCAGCTACCCGAAAATATGCATTGGATCACGGATCCTGCAGGCACGGTGCTGATTGTCAAAAAAAGGGACGAATAG
- a CDS encoding MBL fold metallo-hydrolase, whose translation MENNATPYQVIPHAGNLELERIESKSRWFDIYKLNAMTYALAESNHFEEVISYLILGETKAILFDTGMGIGDIRAEVTSLTPLPIVVINSHSHYDHIGGNRQFDEIWSFKNTFENDRIQSGYSHSECMTYMTDGCYVNLPAAFELSTFSVPGVRITKYLHHKETIDIGGRILTVHSTPGETPGAISLSDDLYNTLFVGDLLYPGPLWLHLDESDWPGFARSIEYLSGLPGIQYICPAHNEARINPDFVRQVKQGIASINQKAIKGVKKDEALQFSFDGFSILTKNMSTP comes from the coding sequence ATGGAAAACAACGCAACCCCCTACCAGGTTATACCTCACGCCGGCAATCTTGAACTTGAACGGATCGAGAGCAAGTCCCGTTGGTTTGATATATACAAGCTCAACGCCATGACCTATGCGCTTGCAGAGTCGAATCATTTTGAAGAAGTTATTTCGTACCTGATTCTCGGCGAGACTAAGGCCATACTCTTTGACACCGGAATGGGGATCGGCGACATTCGTGCCGAAGTGACGTCCCTCACCCCGCTGCCCATCGTGGTCATCAACAGTCATTCTCATTATGATCACATCGGGGGAAATCGTCAATTCGATGAGATCTGGAGTTTTAAGAATACATTCGAAAATGATCGCATTCAAAGCGGCTATTCGCACAGCGAATGCATGACCTACATGACGGATGGATGTTATGTGAATCTTCCGGCAGCCTTTGAGCTCTCCACTTTTTCCGTGCCTGGCGTCCGCATCACCAAATACCTTCACCACAAAGAAACGATCGATATCGGCGGCAGAATTCTGACGGTGCACAGCACACCCGGCGAAACCCCTGGAGCCATCTCGTTATCCGACGATTTGTACAATACCCTATTCGTGGGCGATCTGCTGTATCCCGGTCCCCTGTGGTTGCATCTGGATGAATCGGACTGGCCGGGATTTGCGCGTTCCATAGAGTATCTGAGCGGACTACCAGGCATTCAGTACATCTGCCCCGCGCATAATGAGGCCCGGATAAATCCGGACTTTGTTCGCCAGGTGAAGCAGGGAATAGCTTCCATAAACCAGAAGGCCATCAAAGGCGTTAAGAAAGATGAAGCCTTGCAGTTTAGTTTTGACGGATTTTCAATTTTGACAAAAAACATGAGCACTCCTTAA